A DNA window from Molothrus ater isolate BHLD 08-10-18 breed brown headed cowbird chromosome 2, BPBGC_Mater_1.1, whole genome shotgun sequence contains the following coding sequences:
- the STARD10 gene encoding START domain-containing protein 10: MSGHDGGMSSRDSVQIPDDRDFGAFRAQCESERGWNLTYSKGGVGVWVQLLEPERALHKIKCRMECRDVPAETLYDVLHDIEYRKKWDTNVIETFDIGRLTANSDVGYYAWRCPKPLKNRDVVTLRSWLPMGSDYIIMNYSVKHPKYPPRKDMVRAVSIQTGYLIEGTGAKSCTITYLAQVDPKGSLPKWVVNKSSQFLAPKAMKKMYKACLKYPEWKQKHDPHFKPWLFPEQSRLPALALSELSLQHADSLENIDESSLAESKEDRGEGSDEDSLT, translated from the exons ATGTCGGGTCACGACGGCGGCATGTCGAGTCGCGACAGCGTGCAGATCCCCGACGACCGGGACTTCGGGGCGTTCCGGGCGCAGTGCGAGTCGGAGCGCGGCTGGAACCTCACCTACAGCAAGGGCGGGGTGGGCGTCtgggtgcagctgctggagcccgAGCGCGCCCTCCACAAGATCAAG TGCAGGATGGAGTGCAGGGACGTGCCGGCGGAGACGCTCTACGACGTGCTCCATGACATCGAGTACCGCAAGAAGTGGGACACCAACGTCATCGAGACCTTTGACATCGGGAGGCTGACGGCCAACTCCGATGTGGGATACTACGCCT GGAGGTGTCCCAAGCCCCTGAAGAACCGGGACGTGGTCACGCTCCGCTCCTGGCTGCCCATGGGCTCTGACTACATCATCATGAACTACTCTGTCAAGCATCCT AAGTATCCCCCCCGCAAGGACATGGTGCGGGCTGTCTCCATTCAGACAGGCTACCTGATCGAGGGCACGGGAGCCAAGAGCTGCACCATCACCTACCTGGCACAGGTGGACCCCAAAG gTTCCTTACCGAAGTGGGTGGTGAACAAATCCTCCCAGTTCCTGGCCCCCAAG GCGATGAAGAAGATGTACAAGGCATGCCTCAAGTACCCTGAGTGGAAGCAGAAGCATGACCCTCACTTCAAGCCCTGGCTGTTCCCGGAGCAGAGccggctcccagccctggccctctCCGAGCTCTCCCTCCAGCATGCGGATTCCCTGGAAAACATTGACGAGAGCTCCCTGGCCGAGAGCAAGGAGGACCGTGGCGAGGGCAGCGACGAGGACAGCCTGACCTGA